The nucleotide window AAGAACTCGCCGTGAGCCCTGCCCACTTCTTCCCAGTCCTCGGCGCGAGTGAGATAGATGCGGGTACGGACGACATCTTCGAGGCGCGCTCCGGCGCGCTCGAGCACATCCCGGATGATGCCGAGGGTGTGACGGGTCTGGGCAGCGGGATCGGCCTCGTCCGCGCCGACCGGACCGGTACCCGAGACGTGCACAGTGTTCCCGACGCGTACGGCGCGGGAGAAGCCGATGATCGGCTCGTAGGGGGAGGAGCCGGGAAAATTTGTGCGGAGGAAGTCTTCGCTCATGGTCCTTATGCTGGCTGCCCCTGCAGCCGTGACGGCAGCAGGGGCAGAGGTTTCAGAACGGAATTGCGTTGATGACTACAGACCCTTCTTCGCGAGGAAGAGGATGAGGTCACGGACACGGTTGGAGTAGCCCCACTCGTTGTCGTACCAGCTGATGACCTTGACCGAGTTGCCGACGACCTTGGTCAGCGGCGAGTCGACGATCGAGGAGCGGGCGTCGCCCTTGAAGTCGCTCGAGACCAGCTCGGCGGTTTCGTAGCCGAGAATGCCTTTGAGCGCGCCTTCGGAGGCTGCCTTGAGCGCGGCGTTGACAGACTCGACGGTAGCCGGCTTCTCGGAGATGAAGGTGAGGTCGACGACCGAGACGTTCGGGGTGGGGACGCGGATGGCGAAGCCGTCCAGCTTGCCGGCCATCTCGGGGATGACGAGCTTGAGGGCCTTGGCGGCGCCGGTGGAGCTGGGGATCATGTTGATCGCGGCAGCGCGGGCGCGGCGCAGGTCCTTGTGCGGGAAGTCGAGGATGACCTGGTCGTTGGTGTAGCTGTGGATCGTCGTCATGATGCCGGAGACGATGCCGAAGTTCTCCTGCAGGACCTTGACGACGGGCGCCAGGCAGTTCGTAGTGCAGGAGGCGTTCGAGATGATGTTGTGCTTCGAGGCGTCGTACTTGTCGTCGTTGACGCCGAGGACGACAGTGATGTCCTCGTTGGTGGCCGGGGCGGAGATGATGACCTTCTTGACCGAGCCCTGGAGGTGCGCCTTGGCCTTGGTGGCATCGGTGAAGATGCCGGTCGATTCGACGACGATCTCGGCGCCGGTCGAGGTCCAGTCGAGCTTGGCGGGATCGCGCTCGGCGAAGACCTTGATGGTCTTGCCGTCGATGGTGATCGAATCGGCAGTCGAGCTGATCTCGTTCTTGAGATTGCCGAGGATGGAATCGTACTTCAGCAGGTGCGCAAGCGTCGCGGGGCTGGTGAGGTCGTTGACTGCGACGATTTCGATATCGGGATTGCCCAGGGAGGCGCGGAAGACATTGCGCCCGATGCGGCCGAAGCCGTTAATTCCAACCTTGACTGCCATGGAAACGAATCTCCTTACGGTGAACGGTGAGCTGATGATTGCGATGGACGGAATGCGAAACAGCAGGAACTGGGAGCGGAGCTCGTCCGCAACAGACCTTTAAATCCCGATGCTAGCATCAGGGTCCATCGGCTGCATAAGAAATCTCTATGGGGCGGTTGTGGCCGGCGAATGGAATGGCTGCGTTGCCGAGGATGGCACGCTTGCGTTGCGGCAGCGGCAAGTCTGTGTTAAACCCTGAGTTATGCGCGAATGGATGCGCGAGAAAATGAGAAGACGTTCCAAGCGTGGACCGAACAATTCCGAGTCCACAGGCAAGATCGGGCAGGAGATTCCTGTGAACCAGCCGGCGCCGCTGCGCCCGTCCTACGAGATACCTTCCGTAGTACCGGATGCTCAGGCCGATGACTGGGCAGAAGAGCCGGAAACTCCTGAAGAGGCGCTGGCTATTGAGCCCGCCGAAGAAGTAGCGGCTGAGCCCGCGGAAGCGGAGCCGGTCGCAGAACCAGATGAGCCCGCGGCGGAAGCCGTCGGGAAGCTGGTGATGGAAACACAGCCGGAGTCGCCATCGACTCCTCCACCTGAGCCGCAGGCTGCGGCTCAGCAGACCGGCCAGGCGAAGGCACCGAAGGGTTTTGTCGTGCTGACCATCGGCTTGCCCGGCTCGGGCAAGACAACCTGGTTCAAACGCCGCAGCGTAACGCCGCTCTCGTCGGACATGCTGCGCAGCATCCTTTTCGACGACATCACCGAGCAGCGCTACCAGGGGCTGGTGTTTTCGACGCTGCGCTCGCTGCTGCGGGCGAGGCTGATCGCCAAGATGCCGTGGAACTATGTGGACGCGACGAACCTCTCGCCCCATGAACGGCGCCAGTGGATCAAGATGGCGAAGAGCTTCGGCTACGATGTGCAGGCCGTATTCTTCGACGTGCCGCTGGAAATCTGCATGGAGCGGAACAGCCGTCGTGAACGCGTGGTCAGCGACGAAGTGATGAAGAAGATGGCCGAGCGGCTGCGTCCGCCGTCCTTCAAGGAAGGCTTCTCGAAGATCGTCGTGGTCCGGGTGAAGAATCCGGCAGCCTCGGATGCACCTGCAGAGACGGAGTAGTTTTTTGTGGGAATAGAAAGAGCCGGGCACAAGCCCGGCTCTTTCTATTGCTCGCCTGAGTGAGAGTCGGGCGCTTGTTGTTTGGTATGGGAAGAGTTCCCACGTCTCAAAATCGAGACGTGGGGCACCCGAGATTTTTGTTTCTCCACTCATGCCAACTGCGGGCTTGCATGGGCCAGGACTGGCCGTTCAGGCGGTTGCGCCTTCGGCGCGAACTGCAGGTTCCTCCACTGCGCTCCTTCCGGTCGCTCCGGTCGGAATGACAACTCTAAAATATTCGTGCGTATCTTCCCACCCAAGCGGAGCTTGGGTGGGGCACCCTTTTCTGTCTCCACCGCGAAGATCCCGGATCGCGACCAGCGGGAGCGGAAGCCGAAGGCGAAAGGCCTGGACGGCCAGTCCTCAGGCAATCACGGGCGCATGCGATACGCCGGCGAGACCGAAGACACGCTGATAGCGCTCGACCTCGGCTGCCGGGCCCATGGCCTTTTCGAAATTGTCGGAAAGCTTGACTGCGGGGTGTCCGTCGGCATGGTTGAGCTTGCAGACCAGGCTGATGGGATCGAAGCCTTCGGTGCCGAGCGGGTTGCAGTCCCGGAAATCGTTGGTGAGCAGCGTGCCCCAGCCGGCGCTGAAGCGGATACGGCGCTCGGGGAGCCATTTCGCCCGATCTTCGAAATCGGCAGCGTTACGGAAATCGTCTGGCGTGAAGCCCGGCTGGATGCGGCCGGAAAAATAGGCGTGCAGGCCGAGAATCTGGTCCACATCGAGGGCATCCGAGGCGATGAAGAGCTTCTGGCGCGGGTCACGGCCGCGCGATTCCAGCCATGCAATGAACTCATCACCGGCGACGTATGGGTCCTTACTGTCGGCGCGCTGGCCGGTCCAGTCCGCGACCCAGGCCGGAGCGTCATGGAGGAACTGCGTGGTGCCGTAGGTATCGGGCAACAGGATGAGCAGTTCCTTGTGGTAGGTCTGCTGCCAGAGATCGAGCAGTCGATATTGCGAAGCCTTCAGCTCCTCGTCGGTGCGAGCCATGGCGGCGAGCGCCATGGGCAGTTCGTGGGCGTTGGTGCCGATGGCTTCGAGATCGTGCTTGTAGGCAAGGTAGGTGTTCGAGGTGCCGGTAAAGTGCATCCCCAGCACATCGCTCATGGCGCGGACGACGTACTCCTGCCAGAGAAAGCTGTGGCGGCGGCGGGTGCCAAAATCCGAGACGCGCAGACCGGGGACACCGCGCAGCCGGGCCATCTTTTCCCAGAGGCGAGTCTTGGCCCGGGCATAGAGGATGTCGAGGTCGAGTTCGCTGAGCCCTTTGAGGGTAGCCCGGGTCTTCAGTTCGCTGACGATGGAGAGCGTGTAGATCTCCCACATGGTGGTTTCGGGCCAGGGGCCATGGAAGGTGAGCTGGAACTGGCCGTCGACAACAGAGAGTTCGTAATCGGAAAGGCGGAAGTCCTTTTCGAGCCATTCGAGAAAGGCGGGCTCGAACATGCCCTGACGGCCATAGAAGGTATTGCCGGCGAGCCAGATGAGCTCGGACTTGCGGAAGCGCAGGCGGCGGACCTGATCGAGCTGAGCGCGGAGCTCTTCTGGCTCAATGACCTCGGCGAGCCGGACGTGGCGGGTACGATTGAGGAGCGAAAACGAAGTCTCGACAGAAGGGAAGTGCTTCCAGATGAACTGAAGCATCAGAAGCTTATAGAAGTCTGTATCGAGCAGGGAGCGGGTGATCGGGTCCAGTTCCCAGTTGTGATTGTGCGCGCGCCGGGCGAGGTTGATGATCACGGTATATTCACTTTACTGTACCGGTCTACGCTGGCCGGCGAAACCGAAGATGCGGGCATGAGGACAGAGTGAGTCCAGTCATCGAATTTCGGGATGTGACGCTGAGCGTGGCGCAGGGGCGCGTGCTGCTCAAAGGTGTCTCACTGGCTCTGGAAGAAGGCACAACCACGGCACTGCTGGGACGAAGCGGCTGCGGCAAGACAACGCTTCTGCGCACGGTGAACGGCATGGCGCAGCCGAGCAGCGGCGAGGTGCGCGTCTTTGGAGAAGGCGTGGCATCGGCAGACCCGATTGCGCTGCGGCGCGGCATCGGCTACGTGATCCAGGAGACCGGCCTTTTTCCGCACTTTACCGTCGAGCGCAATGTGGGAATCGTGCTGGAGTGCGAGGGCAGGCCGCGTACTGAGCGCAAAGAGCGCAGCTACGCGATGCTCCGGTCTGTGGGCCTGGAGCCCGAAGCCTATGCGCGGCGGCATCCGCGTCAGCTTTCCGGCGGGCAGCGGCAGCGTGTAGGGCTGGCACGGGCGCTTGCGGCCGAGCCCAGCATTCTACTGATGGACGAGCCCTTCGGCGCGCTCGATCCGCTGACACGCGCCGAGATGCAGGAGATGCTGCGCAGCCTTCTGAGGCGCATCCGCAAGACCGTGCTGCTGGTGACGCATGACCTGGACGAGGCGCTGTATCTTGCCGACCGCATCGTGCTGCTCTCCGAAGGGCAAGTGATTGCGAATCTCGAAGCAAAGGATTTTCTCGCCTCGCAGGAACCGGTGGTGCAGGCGTATGTGAAGGCCTTTCGGCGTGGCGAATCCAGCGCTGCGGCGGGGACACCGGCTTCCGGGAGCTTTTGCGAGGAAAGTCCAGCATGACCGGCTTTCTTTCCCAGTATGGAGAAGAGATCTGGCTGCTCAGCCTCGAGCATCTGTGGCTGACGGGCGCAGCGATGCTCTTTGCCACGGCCATCGCTGTGCCCCTGGGGATCTGGCTGGCGAACTCGCCTCGCTGGGCAAAGATTGTGCTGGGTGTGGCGAATGTGCTGCAGACGATTCCGTCACTGGCCATGTTCGGCTTTCTGCTGCCGCTGCCGTGGCTGGGCGAGCGGGCAGCGCGCATCGCGATTGTGGCGCTGACCGCCTATGCGCTGTTGCCGATCGTGCGCAATACGTACGCGGGAATCCGAGGGATCGATCCGGCGACGGCAGAGGTGGCGCATGCGCTGGGTCTTACGGCGTGGCAACGGCTCTTTAAGGTGGAGCTGCCGCTGGCGGCATCGTTTATTCTCGCCGGGCTGCGTACCGCGACGGTGACCTGCGTGGGCATTGCCACCATTGCAGCAGCCGTGGGCGCCGGTGGCCTGGGGGAGCTGATCTTCCGCGGCGTTGCGTCGGTCGACAACCGGCTGGTGCTGGCCGGAGCGATTCCAGCGGCACTGCTGGCGCTTGCCGCCGATGGATGCCTGGGACTGCTGGAGCGAGGGCTGCGGGTCGGCAAACCATGAAGGCATTTGCCGCTGTCGCGGTTCCATTCCTCCTGGTCCTGATGGGATGCTCTCCGCCGCGTCCGGATTATCCGGTGATCGGGGCAAAGAATTTTACCGAGCAGGTCGTGCTTGGGGAGCTGCTGGCACAGGAGATCGAAGCCAAGGCGCACCTGAAAGTGGAGCGGCGGTTTTATCTCGCCGGCAGTTACATTTGCCAGCAGGCGTTGGAAGCGGGGCGGATAGACGGGTACGTGGAGTACACGGGCACGGCCTTGACGGCGATCCTCAAGCAGCCGGTCGCCAAGGACCCGCAGGCGGTGCTGGATACGGTGACGCGGCTCTATGCGCAGCGGTATCACGTGGAGGTCGGGCCTCCGCTGGGCTTTGAGAATACTTTCGCCATGGTCATTCGCGGGGACGACGCGCAG belongs to Silvibacterium dinghuense and includes:
- a CDS encoding ATP-binding cassette domain-containing protein, whose product is MSPVIEFRDVTLSVAQGRVLLKGVSLALEEGTTTALLGRSGCGKTTLLRTVNGMAQPSSGEVRVFGEGVASADPIALRRGIGYVIQETGLFPHFTVERNVGIVLECEGRPRTERKERSYAMLRSVGLEPEAYARRHPRQLSGGQRQRVGLARALAAEPSILLMDEPFGALDPLTRAEMQEMLRSLLRRIRKTVLLVTHDLDEALYLADRIVLLSEGQVIANLEAKDFLASQEPVVQAYVKAFRRGESSAAAGTPASGSFCEESPA
- a CDS encoding nicotinate phosphoribosyltransferase, which translates into the protein MIINLARRAHNHNWELDPITRSLLDTDFYKLLMLQFIWKHFPSVETSFSLLNRTRHVRLAEVIEPEELRAQLDQVRRLRFRKSELIWLAGNTFYGRQGMFEPAFLEWLEKDFRLSDYELSVVDGQFQLTFHGPWPETTMWEIYTLSIVSELKTRATLKGLSELDLDILYARAKTRLWEKMARLRGVPGLRVSDFGTRRRHSFLWQEYVVRAMSDVLGMHFTGTSNTYLAYKHDLEAIGTNAHELPMALAAMARTDEELKASQYRLLDLWQQTYHKELLILLPDTYGTTQFLHDAPAWVADWTGQRADSKDPYVAGDEFIAWLESRGRDPRQKLFIASDALDVDQILGLHAYFSGRIQPGFTPDDFRNAADFEDRAKWLPERRIRFSAGWGTLLTNDFRDCNPLGTEGFDPISLVCKLNHADGHPAVKLSDNFEKAMGPAAEVERYQRVFGLAGVSHAPVIA
- the gap gene encoding type I glyceraldehyde-3-phosphate dehydrogenase, which produces MAVKVGINGFGRIGRNVFRASLGNPDIEIVAVNDLTSPATLAHLLKYDSILGNLKNEISSTADSITIDGKTIKVFAERDPAKLDWTSTGAEIVVESTGIFTDATKAKAHLQGSVKKVIISAPATNEDITVVLGVNDDKYDASKHNIISNASCTTNCLAPVVKVLQENFGIVSGIMTTIHSYTNDQVILDFPHKDLRRARAAAINMIPSSTGAAKALKLVIPEMAGKLDGFAIRVPTPNVSVVDLTFISEKPATVESVNAALKAASEGALKGILGYETAELVSSDFKGDARSSIVDSPLTKVVGNSVKVISWYDNEWGYSNRVRDLILFLAKKGL
- a CDS encoding ABC transporter permease; translated protein: MTGFLSQYGEEIWLLSLEHLWLTGAAMLFATAIAVPLGIWLANSPRWAKIVLGVANVLQTIPSLAMFGFLLPLPWLGERAARIAIVALTAYALLPIVRNTYAGIRGIDPATAEVAHALGLTAWQRLFKVELPLAASFILAGLRTATVTCVGIATIAAAVGAGGLGELIFRGVASVDNRLVLAGAIPAALLALAADGCLGLLERGLRVGKP
- a CDS encoding RidA family protein; this translates as MSEDFLRTNFPGSSPYEPIIGFSRAVRVGNTVHVSGTGPVGADEADPAAQTRHTLGIIRDVLERAGARLEDVVRTRIYLTRAEDWEEVGRAHGEFFAHIRPAATMVVVAQLLNPAWRVEIEADAVLDHA
- a CDS encoding ATP-binding protein; amino-acid sequence: MRRRSKRGPNNSESTGKIGQEIPVNQPAPLRPSYEIPSVVPDAQADDWAEEPETPEEALAIEPAEEVAAEPAEAEPVAEPDEPAAEAVGKLVMETQPESPSTPPPEPQAAAQQTGQAKAPKGFVVLTIGLPGSGKTTWFKRRSVTPLSSDMLRSILFDDITEQRYQGLVFSTLRSLLRARLIAKMPWNYVDATNLSPHERRQWIKMAKSFGYDVQAVFFDVPLEICMERNSRRERVVSDEVMKKMAERLRPPSFKEGFSKIVVVRVKNPAASDAPAETE